The Triticum aestivum cultivar Chinese Spring chromosome 5A, IWGSC CS RefSeq v2.1, whole genome shotgun sequence genomic sequence gggacccctacccgagatccgccggttttgacaccgacaatcggcataattgtcataaacactaaataaaAATTATGGGTTAAACTAACAAACCACAAACCACTCTACTTCTAGAGCATTTGAAATGAGCTAAACTAGAAGTGAGAGATGAAGGATGAAGTTGATAACCTTTTAGAACACTTGTGTAGTTGGTGCACCGTCAAATCTAgacaaatcttggggaaaatgTAGCTTGGAGGTTGAGCTTGTAGAGGAGAAATCTTAAGtatggctcggacatttcatcgaacgcCTCATGTACATAGGAGATAAGAGCAGAGCAACATACACCTCCCACACGCCGGCCGGCCAAAAAACAAATGAGTGAGTGGGCAGGGACGAGCATATATATAGGCACCTCTTTAGTCCCGTTGATGGCTAGAACCACTTGAACCGGGATAGAAgactgacctttagtcccggttctagtcaccaaccgggactaaaggggtcacgCCAGGAGCGAGGCCCTTTAATCCCGGTTTGTGTCTGAAACCGAGACTAAAGAGGTCAGACGAACCGGGATTGGTGTCTACCAAGGCCTGGCCGGCGCCCTGGCTGCTTGACCCGGGACTGATgcacccattagtcccagttcgtaaTATGATCGAGACTAATGCTATGATCTGACCAGGACCAAAACCCTGTTTTCTACCAGTGCAAGATTGTCTCTAGTCATACGTTCCTTATGGGCTACTAGTACCATGGCAGAAAGAGTGAAGACAGGTTGCACCGAAAAGACATGAAAGCACAACTTTCTCCTCAAGTCCCGCGGCCAATCCGCCCGTGAGTCAAACGGCTGTAATTAGCGACGGCCGCACGCAGAAAGCTACTCCTCCTATACGAGTAGTACTCTAGTTAACTGGAGCAAATTAAGCAGAGCGCAGTTCGGACCACTACGTACGGATATATCAAGCTGCGTCTGTATCAGCGGCAGGGCGCCCTTAATCCCGTGCCTGCGTCTAAATGGACGCTTGCTTCTACGCAGGCCGGCCAGAGTCTGGATTCACGCCGGCGGCAACCGCGCGCGCGCCATTTATGCATGCACTGATGAGCcattctctctctgtctctctcgaaATCGGGTTTCGCAACAAAAAGCAACCAAAAAGTATGAGAACAAGTCGTCACCTTAAAAAGGAACGGGATAATGCGCCAGGAAATCAAGGCGAACATCACGTAGCCTGCCCGTATATTCGTCTAGTACGATATGAATCCCATCCCGTTCTATAATAATCTCTACCAAGGGCCACAGTAGAAGCTATCGCTTGTGCTGACGGTCGATCCGTCCGTGACGACGGGTTTGTAGCATTCGCTGTCCCGCGAGTCCGCGACACACACCACCCTTCCCGGTCGCTTCCAATCTCGGACGAACAACTACCATAACTGTCAGGTCGCCTTCCATGTATACCACCACCTTTCATGGAGTCGAATCAACTGATCGACCGCTATATATAGTCCTACCGTGGAGTATGTAGCTAAGCACCAACGCAACGCACATCCAGACATGGGATCCTCCAAAGCTTGCATGTCGACTCACCTGATCGCCGTCCTCTGCCTGGTCGCCGGTGCGCGCAGCGCCGCGGCGTTCAACTACGCGGACGCCCTCGACAAGGCGGTCCTCTTCTTCGAGGCGCAGCGCTCGGGGAAGCTGCCGCCGGGCCAACGCGTGGCGTGGCGCGCCGACTCCGCCCTGTCCGATGGCAACGCCTCCAATGTACGTACTTACTCAGACGACAAGTCCTGGACACATGCCACGCATGTCGTTAACGAGAGTATATCCATTGATGTGTGTCTTGTTGGCTTTGATCAGGTGGACCTTGTCGGCGGCTACTACGACGCCGGGGACAACGTCAAGTTCGGCCTGCCCATGGCGTTCACGGTGACCATGCTGTCGTGGAGCGTGGTGGAGTTCGGCGGCGCGATGCCGGGCGGCCAGCTCGCCAACGCCGAGGCGGCGGTGCGGTGGGGCGCCGACTACCTGCTCaaggcggcgacggcgacgccggGCGCGCTGTACGTGCAGGTGGCGGACCCGTACCAGGACCACCGGTGCTGGGAGCGGCCGGAGGACATGGACACGCCGCGCGCCGCGTACAAGGTGACGTCCCAGAGCCCCGGGTCGGACGTGGCCGGCGAGACCGCGGCGGCACTGGCCGCGGCCTCCGTGGTGTTCCGGGCCCGCGACCCGGCCTACTCGTCCAAGCTGCTCCGCGCCGCTCGGCAGGTGTTTGATTTCGCGGACCGGTACCGGGGCTCCTACAGCAACTCGCTCAGCTCCGTTGTGTGTCCCTTCTACTGCTCCTACTCCGGCTACCAGGTAAACAACTCAACAACCTGAAACTGCACGGCAGATATGTTTTTCTCGAAACTGCACGTCAacacaacatgcatgcatgcacacacataatCCATGAATGCATGCAGGACGAGCTCCTTTGGGCGGCGACGTGGCTGCACCtggcgtcgtcgccgtcgccgagctcgcaaGGCATGTACATGTCGTACATCAACTCCAACGGGCACAATCTGGGCGCGGAGCAAGACAGCTACACCGTCAGCTGGGACGACAAGCGCGCCGCCACCAAAGTCCTCCTCTCCAAGGTGTTGCTGCAGAACCGGGTGGAGGGCTTGCGCACGTACAAGGCGCACGCCGACAAATACATCTGCTCCCTCGTCCCCGGCGCCGGCGGCTTCCAGTCGCAGTACACGCCAGGAGGCCTCCTGTTCAAGGAAGGAGATAGCAACATGGAGTACGTGACCTCCACGGCCTTCCTGCTCCTCACCTACGCCAAGTACCTCGGCTCCACCGGCGGCGCCGCCTCCTGCGGCTCCACCGCCgtcacgccctccaccctcgtctcGCTCGCCAAGAAGCAGGTACGTTTGACGTTTCCATGCATGGCCCCTACAAAAACCATTAAGATTGGCAGGAGGAGGCTCATCGGTCATTTTGGCTGGCACGCAGGTGGACTACATCCTGGGCGCGAACCCGGCGGGGATGTCGTACATGGTGGGGTTCGGGGCGCGGTACCCGAGGCGCGTGCACCACCGGGGCGCCTCCATGCCATCGGTGCGCGACCACCCTGGCCGCATCGGCTGCGACGAGGGGTTCCACTACCTGCACTCGTCCGACCCGGACCGCAACGTGCTCGTCGGCGCCGTCGTCGGCGGCCCCGACCAGAGCGACAGCTACTCCGACAACCGCGACAACTATGCGCAGGCCGAGCCGTCCACCTACACCAACGCGCCGCTCGTCGGCGCCCTCGCCTTCTTCGCGGGGCCACGCACGGCATAGCCCAAGTAGCGTAAACGAAATGTGTATGCGATGGTTGAACTTGAACGGTGTATCTGTGTATGTACGAGTTTTTCTTTTAAGCTTGCTAAAACTCAGTCGACTAAGATTTTAGTCTAAGTCTCAGTCAATTGCATAGCCATTAAATTTGAGCACCATCCAACGGACCACTCGTCAATTTGTCACACCGTTTGCAACATATCTTCTTGTTGGTTGGCGCATCTGTCTTGCTGGTTGTAGCATTTTATTTCATCAGACACAACATTTGCTCTCGTTGATTGTAGCACACCATCTCACCAGTCGCAACATCCACCATTAATGGTTGCATCGTTTAGTCTCAACAGTTGTAGGGTCTCTTGTTGTTGCTTGCAGCACCGCTCAACATTTTTCATACCGGTAGCAACTGGCAGAGCTACGTTGAGGCAAAACTATGCCATGGCCCACCCAATCCAAAGCAATTGCGTGAGTAATATGCTACTTAGTGCGAAAAACAACGCCTATGTACGAGTTAAAGCATAGACTGGTCCGCCCAGACTTTTTGTTGTAGCTCTGCCGCTGCCGGTAGCACATCTAGTTGTACTGCTCGTAAGACAACAACTACACCGACGTCTCTCGACTTAAGTCTCAATCGACTGAATTCTAGACACACCCTTCTTTCGATGAAAGACATTGTGCATGCATAGGATCTTCAAAAAGAAAGAATTACTCAGAAACTGATTAGTCATGATGTCCTCTTTTTTATGAAAGACTTCTTTACCCAAAAGAAAGTATCTTTTTACGTGCCTTACGGTATATTTTGTCTCGATGATAGATTTGGATGGTTGTGGACATCATCAACTATCTGATTAGTGATAGCCACTTTTTATGTTTTGTTTATAAAAGCTTATGCTCTGGTTCAGATGATAAATTTGAGCGGTTGTGGACATCACCAACTACCAGGTTAGTGATAACCACCTTTTATGTTTGGTTTGTAAAAACTAATGGATGATGATATTCACGGTCATGTAATTGAATTGGCCCCAATATCAaatgggataattatttttatgctcttagttgtgtcccactcgtcggTTTTACCCCTAATTTTAAAAACTCACATGTCTTGTCCATGCCACTTTGTAATTCTTTCGTTTTTGCCCTTCCGTCACGGTTCCACTTGGTCAGCATCGTTTCACCATACACGGCGCTACGTTTTGGATAATTTCGCCCCCGTTGCCATTGCCCCCTTACCGCTTCATCCTCCTCGAGCTCACGTGGGAAAACAGACAGAGCCGCTCGTGAACAACAGATCAAGAGGCGTGGGAAATCGCCCATGTCTTTTCCTTGTGTACCGGCAACAATTAAAGTGCATGTCTCCATTCTAACACTAAGATTAAATGCTCTAGCCGGATCCATCCTATGCAAACATGGCACAACATCAAAATACAGTAAGAAGCTAGCCTAAATAAAATGCAAGCATGCATATCCTAGCCAAATCCACCAACAAATGGCGTACAACTATGTGAATATCCTAAATAAATGGTGTGAAAATATTAATTGTGTGATGGGATTGAGATATGCTCTAGGAAGGAATTTGTAGGCAAATTTAAGGAAAGATATTATGTGATTGAGATTATGTACGTACAACTACGTGAGATTTTGTTGTTTGCTTCCAAGGGATTTTTTGCTATTGGAAATTTATTTGGTTTATGTTGATTGCTTTGCAGAGGATTTCTTTCACCATAAACAAGAAGGTGGGGCGGTTTAGAAAAAAAGGGTTATCACGTGGTTTGGAAAAAATATCGATGAGAAGGGCATATATTGTTGGGAACGGTGGAAGCGATGAAATCGAAACAAACAAACTCCACTTTAATGATAAAAGATTATAAATATGTAAATAATTTAAAGGGCAGCGCTATGCTGCCAACGGATAATCAAAAAAGATCCGCCATCTCGCTGACCATTGGATGGACACGCTAATGGTCCTCCAATGTACCCACGTGATCAACCACCCCTTTGCAACAAGAGTGATGTTGTAGTATTTTCTGCAAAAAAATTCTTGTTACAGAAAATTTCCGCAACAGAGATCTTGTTGCAGAAATTTTCGGCAACATAGCTCTTGTTTAGATATTTTTCACAAAAAAGATATTGTTGCAGAAAAACAATTGGTGATACTTTTGCGAAGCTGAAACATGGTCGTTTTGCAACAAGTAGCTTGTTGCAATTGCAACATGCCCTTTGTTTGCAAAACCAAAACCGCCCTCCAGAAACAAGGCCACACGCGAGGGAAGGATTGGTCTCGCGTCCTCGCACAGGATGGGTGAGCGCATGAACGTTGGCGCCGCCGCCCCGATATCGTTCCTCCAACATCCCCTGCTCCCGCCGTGATCGGATCTGAGACCCCCACCGCATTCTCTCTCGACCACCTCTCCttcgagctcctccgcctccctcgaCAAAGCAATCGAGCTCGCGTGCCTCCCAGCCGACAAGCACtcttaaaggaaatatgccctagaggccacaCAAAAGTTggtatttatatttctttatatcatgataaatgttaattattcatgctagaattgtattaaccgaaaacttgatacatatgtgaatacatagacaaaacacagtgtctctagtatgcctctactagactagctcgttaatcaaagatggttaagtttcctaaccatagacatgtgttatcatttgatgaacaggatcacatcattaggagaatgatgtgatggacaagacccatctgttagcttagcataatgatcgttaagttttattgctattgctttcttcatgacttatacatattcctttgaccatgagattatgcaactcccgaataccgaaggaataccttgtgtgctatcaaacatcacaacgtaactaggtgattataaagatgctctataggtatctctgaaggtgtttgttgggttgacatagatcgaggttaggatttgtcactccaagtatcatagaggtatctctcggccctctcggtaatgcacatcatgataagccttgcaagaaaagtgactaataagttagttgcaggatgatgcattctgaaacgagtaaagagacttgccggtaacgagattggactaggtatcaagataccgacaatcgaatctcgggcaagtaacataccgatgacaaagggaatgacgtatgttgtcattatggtttgaccgataaagatctttgtagaatatgtgggaaccaatatgagcatccaggttccgttgttggtcattgactagagaggtgtctcggtcatgtctacatagttctcgaacccgtagggtccgcacgcttaacgttctatgatgatttgtattatgagttatgtgttttggtgaccgaagattgttcggagtcccggatgagatcacagacatgatgaggagcctcgaaatggtcgagaggtaaaggttgatatattgtacgatagtattcggacaccgaaagtgttccggaatgtatcgggtatatatcgaagtaccggggggtggggggttaccggaacccccagggggaagatatgggccatatgggccatgggagggaggaaaggcagcccacaaggggtgccccccccccaaggaaggagtcctaattggactaggggagggggcggcgcgcccctttccttctcctcctccctcttcttccccctttccccttccggtaaaaggaaaggggggacgaattggactaggagcccaagtgggactcctcccacttggggcgcccctaggccggcctccttcctctccctcctttatatacgggggcacggcGGGGGGGGGCACCtgaagacacatcaattgttcttagccgtgtgtagtgccccctccaccgtttactcctccgatcatattgtcgtagtgcttaggcaaagccctgcgcggatcacttcaccatcaccgtcaccacgccgtcgtgctgatgtaactctccctcgacactttgctggatcaagagttcgaaggacgtcattgagctgaacgtgtgaagaactcggaggtgtcgtacgttcggtacttgatcggttgaatcgagaagacattcaactacatcaaccgcgtcaaactaatgcttccgctttcagtctatgagggtacgtggacacaccctCACGTACCCCGtggtgctgatgaaactctccctcgacactgatacgtctccaacgtatctataattttttattgttccatgctattatattatctgttttggatgtttaatgggctttaatatacctttttatattatttttcggactaacttactaaccaaaggcccagtgcaaattgatgtttttttgcctatttcagtgtttcgcagaaaaggaatatcaaacggaatccaaacggaatgaaaccttcgggagagttatttttggaacaaacgtgatccaggatacttggagtggacgtcaagaaagaagcgaggaggccacgaggcaggagggcgcgcccagggggtaggcgcaccccccaccctcgtgggcccctcgcagctccaccgacgtacttcttcctcctatatatacccatataccccgaaaacatccaggagcaccacgaaaccctatttccaccgtcgcaaccttctgtacccgtgagatcccatcttggggccttttccgacgatcagccggagggggaatcgatcatggagggcttctacatcaacaccatagcctctccgatgatgtgtgagtagtttaccacagaccttcgggtccatagttattagctagacggcttcatctctctctttggatctcaatacaaagttctcctcgattctcttagagatctattcgatgtaattctttttgcagtgtgtttgtcgagatccggtgaattgtggatttatgatcaagattatctatgaacaatatttgatttttctctgaaatcttttatgcatgatttaaatatctttgcaagtctcttagaattatccgttttgtttggcctactagattgatctttcttgcaatgggagaagtgcttagctttgggttcaatcttgtggtgtcctttcctagtgacagcaggggcagcaagccacatattatattgttgccatcgaggataaaaagatggggtttatatcatattgcttgagtttatccctctacatcatgtcatcttgcccaatgtgttactcagttcttatgaacttaatactctagatgcatgttggatagcggttgatgtgtggagtaatagtagtagatgcagaatcatttcggtctacttgtcgcggacatgatgcctatatgcatgatcatgcctagatattctcataattattcgctttcctatcaattgctcgacagtaatttgttcacccaccgtagaatttactatcttgagagaagcaactagtgaaacctatggcccccgggtctatcttcaatcatattattttcatatcaacttgctatttctattacagtttattttgcaatctttattttccaatctatatcataaaaataccaaaaatatttatcttattatctctatcagatctcactttcgtaagtgaccgtgaagggattgacaacccctttatcgcgttggttgcgaggttcttatttgtttgtgcaggtactaggcgacttgcgtgttacctcctactggattgatacattggttctcaaaactgagggaaatacgtacgctactgtgctgcatcaccctttcctcttcaagggaaaaccaacgcatgctcaagaggtagcaagaaggatttctggcgtcgttgccggggaggttgcaccaagtcaagtcaagatttgatctaccagcaactagccatttttggcgccgtctacacacaagtcaagacataccaagtacccataacaaactcttatccctcgcattacattatttgccgtttgcctctcgttttcctctcccacacttctaaAGCGATTTTCAAAAagctttgccttttcttcgccttcttcccgtatgtatctttgtttgtgtttccatgcgccttctatttgcttgcatctttgcttgctaaaaatctatttggaacaaggagtggcaagagcctaagcttggggatgcccaaggcaccccaaggtaaaattcaaggacaaccaaaagcctaagcttggggatgccctggaaggcatcccctgtttcgtcttcgtctatcggtaactttacttgagctatatttttattcaccacatgatatgtgttttgcttggagcgtcttgtatgatttgagtctttgctctttagtttaccacaatcatccttgttgtacacaccttttggagagacacacatgaattggaatttattagaatactctatgtgcttcacttatatcttttgagctagataattttgctctagtgattcacttatatctttttagagcacggtggtggttttcttttatagaaatcattgatctctcatgcttcacttatattattttgagagtcttatagaacagcatggtacttttatttggctataaaattagtcctaatatgataggcatccaagatgggtataataaaaactatcataaaaagtgcattgaatactatgagaagtttgatacttgatgattgttttgagatataaagatggtgatattagagtcgtgctagttgagtagttgtgaattttagaaatacttgttctaaagtttgtgattcccgtagcatgcacgtatggtgagacgttatgtgatgaagtcggagcatgatttatttaatgattgtctttcttatgacatgtttcatcattgtcatattgctttgcatgatcatgtagttgacatcgtatttgtggcaaagccaccgttcataattctttcatacatgtcactcttgattcattgaacatcccagtacaccgtcggaggcattcacatagagtcatattttgttctagtatcgagttgtaatttttgagttgtaagtaaataaaagtgtgatgatcatcattattagagcattgtcccaagtgaggaaaggatgatggagactatgattcccccacaagtcgggatgagactccagaagaaaaataataaaaagagaaaaaaagaggccataaaaaagagaaggcacaaataaaaaaataaaaaaataaaaagaaatgagagaaaaagagagaatggacaatgttactatcctttttaccacacttgtgcttcaaagtagcaccatgatcttcatgatagagagtctcctatgttgtcaccttcatatactagtgggaattttacattatagaacttggcttgtatattccagtgatgggcttcctcaaaatgccctaggtcttcgtgagcaagcaagttggatgcacacccacttagtttctttttgagctttcatacacttatagctctagtgcatccgttgcatggcaatccctactcactcacattgatatctattgatgggcatctccatagctcgttgatatgcctagttgatgtgagactatcttctcctttttttgtcttctccacaaccaccattatattccacctatagtgctatgtccatggctcacgctcatatattgcgtgaagattgaaaaagtttgagaacatcaaaagtatgaaacaattgtttggcttgtcatcagggttgtgcatgatttaaatactttgtgtgatgaagatagagcatagccagactatatgatttttcagggataactttcttcggccatgctattttgagaagagatgactgctttgttagtatgcttgaagtattattattttatgtcaatattaaacttttgtcttgaatctttcggatctgaacattcatgccacaataaatacaattacattgagaattatgctaggtagcattccaaatcaaaaattctgtttttatcatttacctacttgaggacgagcaggaattaagcttggggatgcttgatacgtctccaacgtatctataatttttgattgttccatgctattatattatctgttttggatgtttaatgggctttaatatacctttttatattatttttgggactaacctactaaccaaaggcacagtgcaaattgttgttttttgcctatttcagtgtttcgcagaaaaggaatatcaaacggaatccaaacggaatgaaaccttcagtagagttatttttggaacaaacgtgatccaggagacttggagtggacgtcaagaaacaagtgaggaggccatgaggcaggagggcgcgccccccaccctcgtgggtgttggggaacgttgcagaaaacaaaaaatttcctacggtttcaccaagatccatctatgagttcatctagcaacgagtgatcggattgcatctacatacctttgtagatcacgcgcggaagcgttcaaagaacggggatgaggaagtcgtactcgacgtgatccaaatcaccggagatcctagtgccgaacggacggcacctccgtcttcaacacacgtacggtcagcgtgacatctcctccttcttgatccagcaagggggaggagaggttgatgaagatccagcagcacgacggcgtggtggtggatgcaggggtcaccgcagcagggcttcgccattcTACTACGCGAgggggagaggtgtagcaagggagagggaggcgccaagactcaagggtgcggctgcccctccctccccccctttatataggctcccctagggggcggccctaggagatgggatctcctaggggaggcggcggccaagggtggagtagcccccaaggcaagtggggcgccccccccaccctagggttcccaaccctaggcgcatgggatgggccaagggggcgcaccagcccactatgggctggttcccctccccactttggcccatggggccctccgggatgggtggccccacccggtggacccccgagacccttccgatggtcctagtacaataccggtgacccccgaaactctcccaatggccgaaactgcacttcctatatataattcttcacctcgggaccattccggaactccttgtgacgtccgggatctcatccgggactccgaacaactttcgggttactgcatattcatatctctacaaccctagcgtcactgaaccttaagtgtgtagaccctacgggttcgggagacatgtagacatgaccgagatggctctccggtcaataaccaacagcgggatctggatacccatgttggctcccacatgctcctcgatgatctcatcggatgaaccacgatgtcgaggattcaagcaaccccgtatacaattccctttgtcaatccgtatgttacttgcccgagattcgatcgtcggcatcccaatacctcgttcaatctcgttaccggcaagtcactttactcgtaccgtaatgcatgatcccatgaccagacacttggtcactttgagctcattatgatgatgcattaccgagtgggcccagagatacctctccgtcatacagagtgacaaatcccagtcttgatccgtgtcaacccaacagacacttttggagataccggtagtatacctttatagtcacccagttacgttgtgacgtttggtacacccaaagcaatcctacggtatccgggagttacacgatctcatggtctaaggaaaagatacttgacattggaaaaactctagcaaacgaactatacaatcttgtgctatgtttaggatcgggtcttgtccatcacatcattctcctaatgatgtgatctcattatcaatgacatccaatgtccatagtcaggaaaccatgactatctat encodes the following:
- the LOC123106929 gene encoding endoglucanase 4 produces the protein MGSSKACMSTHLIAVLCLVAGARSAAAFNYADALDKAVLFFEAQRSGKLPPGQRVAWRADSALSDGNASNVDLVGGYYDAGDNVKFGLPMAFTVTMLSWSVVEFGGAMPGGQLANAEAAVRWGADYLLKAATATPGALYVQVADPYQDHRCWERPEDMDTPRAAYKVTSQSPGSDVAGETAAALAAASVVFRARDPAYSSKLLRAARQVFDFADRYRGSYSNSLSSVVCPFYCSYSGYQDELLWAATWLHLASSPSPSSQGMYMSYINSNGHNLGAEQDSYTVSWDDKRAATKVLLSKVLLQNRVEGLRTYKAHADKYICSLVPGAGGFQSQYTPGGLLFKEGDSNMEYVTSTAFLLLTYAKYLGSTGGAASCGSTAVTPSTLVSLAKKQVDYILGANPAGMSYMVGFGARYPRRVHHRGASMPSVRDHPGRIGCDEGFHYLHSSDPDRNVLVGAVVGGPDQSDSYSDNRDNYAQAEPSTYTNAPLVGALAFFAGPRTA